One part of the bacterium genome encodes these proteins:
- the pulA gene encoding type I pullulanase, giving the protein MNRKGLIGFGAQPTLIIIAAILMTTMLQDQTLRAEPVVSDSGETLTIHYHRYDGDYTRASLWTWDGLGEQEPESPEVMSSGRDDFGVVFKVDTSQYGVTGTDDDRIGFIPRLYQSWDHKDGSDRYWTEDMGYEIWLIGNDRRIYSEKPDISPKIASAFIDAADKMALVFSHPLNVKQVDPKNFSVEVDGEEIAAVKARPVQPSAGQTFMVAFTLEKPIDITAEEVTAKAIGYRSSVAVPRKILMNAEYYYSDEPMGAVYSPDATTFRLFSPTAQGAWVVLYDERAGDAGRKEVPMESAGKGVWEATVAGDLAGRFYMVQVDTKRFGKSPEVYDPSATNTTDLLGRGRITDLRKTDPEGFRPVKRPVYGDSPTDAIIYEMHVRDFTIAADSGVEAKGKYTGFVEAGTHMPGNPEIKTAIDHLKELGVTHVQLMPPQDFDNDESDPVYNWGYMTCFFNSPDGWFASDYKNESKIREFKQMVQALHAADIRVIMDVVYNHTAPPSTFEQIAPGYYHRMKPDGSFWNGSGTGNEFRSEAPMARKYLLDSCKYWVEEFGVDGFRFDLMGLIDLETLQELRKEMDKIDPTILIYGEPWAGGTPGLSRLTDKGVVSGTGLAAFNDHIRDAIKGSTEGTDGGYVQNGGRRDGVKHGIAGSISDWATNPTDSINYVTCHDNLTLWDKLKHSSPSASVEDLKQMQKLAFGILGVSQGTLFFHGGCEMLRTKDGVHNSYNSPDEINEIDWVWKKDNQDVVEYFKGIITLRKAHPIFRLKTAHEVRDRLSFTESALPVPTAIAFTLDGKGLEGEEWQKVAVFINPDARPQTFNVPSMDHGYVYALGDKVGTKPLGSVNGSIEVPGRSLAIVASSK; this is encoded by the coding sequence ATGAATCGGAAAGGCCTGATCGGCTTTGGCGCCCAACCAACACTCATAATCATCGCGGCGATTCTCATGACAACCATGCTACAAGATCAAACATTGCGAGCAGAACCAGTGGTATCAGACTCGGGAGAGACTCTGACAATCCACTATCACCGCTATGATGGCGACTACACGCGCGCAAGCCTTTGGACATGGGATGGCCTGGGCGAGCAGGAGCCAGAGAGCCCCGAGGTGATGTCCTCGGGCCGCGATGACTTTGGCGTCGTTTTCAAGGTCGACACGAGCCAGTACGGCGTAACGGGCACGGATGACGATCGGATTGGGTTCATTCCTCGGCTGTATCAGTCGTGGGATCACAAGGATGGCAGCGATCGCTACTGGACAGAGGACATGGGGTACGAGATCTGGCTGATCGGCAATGATCGGCGGATCTACTCGGAGAAGCCGGATATCAGTCCGAAGATTGCCAGCGCGTTCATCGACGCAGCAGACAAGATGGCGCTGGTTTTCTCTCATCCGCTGAATGTGAAGCAGGTCGATCCGAAGAACTTCAGTGTGGAAGTCGATGGCGAGGAGATCGCCGCCGTCAAGGCGCGCCCGGTGCAGCCATCGGCCGGCCAGACATTCATGGTCGCCTTCACGCTCGAGAAGCCAATCGATATCACCGCGGAAGAAGTGACTGCCAAAGCGATCGGCTACCGCTCGTCGGTTGCCGTTCCCAGGAAGATTCTGATGAACGCAGAGTACTACTACTCGGACGAGCCTATGGGCGCCGTGTATTCGCCGGATGCCACGACTTTCCGGCTGTTCTCCCCCACCGCGCAGGGAGCGTGGGTGGTTCTGTACGACGAACGAGCGGGTGATGCCGGTCGCAAGGAAGTGCCGATGGAGAGTGCCGGAAAAGGCGTGTGGGAAGCCACCGTGGCCGGCGATCTGGCAGGGCGATTCTACATGGTGCAGGTGGATACCAAGCGCTTCGGCAAGTCGCCTGAAGTCTACGATCCGAGCGCGACAAATACGACGGACCTGCTGGGCCGTGGGCGCATTACCGATTTGCGGAAGACGGATCCGGAAGGCTTCCGCCCGGTGAAGCGACCAGTCTACGGCGATTCTCCGACAGACGCGATCATTTACGAGATGCACGTTCGGGACTTCACAATCGCGGCGGATTCCGGCGTCGAGGCGAAGGGTAAGTACACTGGCTTCGTCGAGGCCGGTACGCACATGCCCGGCAATCCGGAGATCAAGACGGCAATCGATCACCTGAAGGAACTGGGCGTGACGCACGTTCAGTTGATGCCGCCGCAGGACTTCGATAACGACGAGTCGGACCCGGTCTACAACTGGGGCTACATGACGTGCTTCTTCAATTCGCCCGACGGCTGGTTCGCGTCGGACTACAAGAATGAGAGCAAGATCCGCGAGTTCAAGCAGATGGTGCAGGCACTGCACGCTGCGGACATTCGCGTGATCATGGACGTGGTCTACAACCACACGGCGCCGCCCTCGACCTTCGAGCAAATCGCGCCGGGCTACTACCATCGCATGAAGCCGGATGGTTCGTTCTGGAACGGATCGGGAACCGGCAACGAGTTCCGCAGCGAGGCGCCGATGGCCCGCAAGTACCTGCTGGATTCCTGCAAGTACTGGGTTGAGGAGTTTGGGGTCGACGGGTTCCGATTCGACCTGATGGGCCTGATCGATCTGGAGACGCTGCAGGAACTCCGCAAGGAAATGGACAAGATCGATCCGACGATCCTGATCTACGGCGAGCCGTGGGCTGGCGGAACGCCCGGCCTGAGTCGCCTGACCGACAAGGGCGTGGTGTCAGGTACGGGCCTGGCCGCCTTCAACGATCATATCCGAGACGCGATCAAGGGCTCCACGGAGGGCACCGATGGCGGCTACGTTCAGAACGGCGGCCGGCGCGACGGCGTGAAGCACGGAATCGCCGGCTCGATCAGCGACTGGGCGACCAACCCGACCGACTCGATTAACTACGTGACCTGCCACGATAACCTGACGCTGTGGGATAAGTTGAAGCACTCCTCCCCCAGCGCCAGCGTCGAGGACCTGAAGCAGATGCAGAAGCTGGCCTTCGGAATCCTCGGAGTCTCGCAGGGCACGTTGTTCTTCCATGGCGGCTGCGAGATGCTGCGGACCAAGGACGGCGTGCACAACAGTTACAACTCGCCGGACGAGATCAACGAGATCGACTGGGTCTGGAAGAAGGACAATCAGGACGTGGTGGAGTACTTCAAGGGCATCATCACCCTGCGCAAGGCCCATCCGATCTTCCGCCTGAAGACCGCCCACGAGGTGAGGGACCGCCTGTCGTTCACGGAAAGCGCACTGCCGGTGCCGACGGCCATTGCCTTCACGCTGGACGGCAAGGGCCTGGAAGGTGAGGAATGGCAGAAGGTCGCTGTGTTCATCAATCCAGACGCCCGTCCACAGACGTTCAACGTGCCCTCGATGGATCATGGGTACGTTTACGCGCTGGGCGATAAGGTGGGGACAAAGCCGCTGGGCAGCGTGAATGGCTCGATCGAGGTGCCGGGCCGCTCGCTGGCGATCGTGGCGTCCTCGAAATAG
- the rplU gene encoding 50S ribosomal protein L21 codes for MYAILRQGSHQYRVSPGDVIQVEKLDVESGSQVDLDNVLLIGRGEDVEVGQPVVANAAVRAQVVRNGKSRKVIVFKFKRRKGFKKKYGHRQPFTELRITGILKDGQELPAE; via the coding sequence ATGTACGCGATTCTCCGCCAGGGAAGTCACCAATACCGCGTGTCGCCCGGCGACGTGATTCAGGTCGAGAAGCTGGATGTCGAGAGCGGCAGCCAGGTGGATCTGGACAACGTTCTGCTGATTGGCCGGGGCGAGGATGTGGAAGTCGGCCAGCCGGTCGTCGCCAATGCCGCCGTTCGGGCGCAGGTGGTGCGAAACGGCAAGAGCCGTAAGGTTATTGTTTTCAAGTTCAAGCGCCGTAAGGGCTTCAAGAAGAAGTACGGCCACCGTCAGCCCTTCACGGAGCTGCGGATCACCGGAATCCTCAAGGACGGCCAGGAACTGCCGGCCGAATAA
- the rpmA gene encoding 50S ribosomal protein L27, which yields MAHKKGVGSTRNGRDSNSQRRGTKAHSEQFVTGGSIVIRQCGNKWYPGRNTGQGKDFTLFAKVDGHVKFERKGTGRKYVHIIPAEEFAASK from the coding sequence ATGGCTCATAAAAAAGGCGTAGGTTCGACTCGTAACGGCCGCGATTCCAATAGTCAACGGCGCGGCACAAAGGCTCACTCCGAGCAGTTTGTGACCGGCGGTTCGATCGTGATTCGCCAGTGCGGCAACAAGTGGTACCCCGGCCGCAACACCGGCCAGGGCAAGGATTTCACTCTGTTCGCCAAGGTGGACGGACACGTGAAGTTCGAGCGCAAGGGAACCGGACGCAAGTACGTCCACATCATTCCCGCCGAAGAGTTCGCCGCCAGCAAGTAA
- a CDS encoding Na/Pi cotransporter family protein, translating into MLGRQQYSMLKIPQSPRHVRRRQRFIVLAALACFMVFARLAQAAGGHGEVTMTDSVEWFPLAIGLLGGLAIFLFGMEELSDALQAIVGKRMKHVMSKLTSNRFVGVITGALVTGVIQSSSVTTVLVVGFISAGLMNLSQAIGIILGAKIGSTITGQIIAFKVTKYALLLVAVGFGTGFIFKEGRARHYGQLVFGLGMIFFGMAVMGSTMEPLRGYQPFIDTMAHIRNWPLAIIVAALFTSLIQSSAATMGIVIVLASQGLVQVEAGIALALGANIGTCATAGLAAIGKPREAVRAALAHVTISIVGAAILLPFIPQFADFARSISPSAAEGLTGQAALAAVAPRQIANGHTMVSILMAAMFLPFVGPFARILEKILPEKEITPQEASMREWIPKYLDEELIETQEVAVEMVRREVERIARNVGRMLDALPAAIFDGDMSAMNQIRDRDNKVDSLHRQVIEYISRLSMEDLSHSAADSAMTAMAVSTELEAIGDIIENNFTHLAENVANGTGKLAPEFSEPLRKYHQLVFWTFESVATAFAEDDKEEARVIMNMKGEVNALDAQVRADQTEMIRRGKADAVKTIILQTDIMENLKRIYYHVKRIAKMVAGEGDVRSWEEPPKPTVPEIPEEVRSGVS; encoded by the coding sequence GTGCTCGGCCGACAGCAATACTCGATGCTGAAGATACCGCAGTCGCCGCGCCATGTGCGCCGGCGCCAGCGCTTCATTGTACTCGCCGCCCTGGCTTGTTTCATGGTCTTTGCGCGGCTTGCTCAGGCAGCCGGTGGACACGGCGAAGTGACCATGACTGACAGCGTCGAATGGTTTCCGCTCGCCATCGGTCTCCTGGGCGGACTCGCCATTTTCCTGTTCGGCATGGAGGAACTCAGCGACGCCCTGCAGGCCATCGTTGGCAAGCGCATGAAGCACGTCATGAGCAAACTGACGTCGAATCGTTTTGTCGGCGTCATCACGGGCGCGCTTGTCACCGGCGTCATCCAATCCAGCAGCGTGACCACCGTTCTCGTTGTAGGCTTCATCTCCGCCGGCCTGATGAATCTCTCGCAGGCCATCGGTATCATTCTTGGTGCAAAGATCGGCTCCACGATTACCGGCCAGATCATAGCCTTCAAAGTCACCAAGTACGCCCTGCTACTTGTGGCAGTCGGCTTTGGCACGGGATTCATTTTCAAAGAAGGCCGTGCCCGGCATTATGGCCAGCTTGTCTTCGGCCTCGGCATGATCTTCTTCGGAATGGCCGTGATGGGTTCGACGATGGAACCTCTGCGCGGTTACCAGCCATTTATCGATACGATGGCTCACATCCGGAACTGGCCGCTTGCCATCATTGTCGCGGCACTCTTCACATCGCTGATCCAATCCAGTGCAGCCACAATGGGTATTGTAATTGTCTTGGCATCGCAGGGCTTGGTTCAGGTTGAAGCAGGTATTGCGCTCGCCCTGGGGGCGAACATCGGAACCTGCGCCACCGCCGGCCTGGCCGCGATCGGGAAGCCGCGCGAAGCCGTTCGCGCCGCTCTTGCGCACGTCACCATCAGCATCGTCGGAGCCGCCATCCTCCTGCCCTTCATTCCGCAGTTTGCCGATTTTGCGCGTTCCATTTCCCCCAGCGCTGCCGAAGGCCTCACCGGTCAGGCTGCTCTGGCCGCCGTAGCGCCCCGCCAGATCGCCAATGGCCACACGATGGTCAGTATCCTCATGGCGGCCATGTTCCTTCCCTTCGTTGGCCCCTTCGCTCGCATTCTGGAAAAGATCCTCCCCGAGAAGGAAATCACTCCGCAGGAAGCCAGCATGCGCGAGTGGATTCCGAAATACCTCGACGAAGAACTCATCGAGACGCAGGAAGTCGCTGTCGAAATGGTGCGCCGCGAAGTCGAACGTATCGCGCGCAACGTTGGCCGGATGCTCGATGCGCTGCCTGCCGCGATCTTCGATGGCGACATGAGCGCCATGAACCAGATTCGCGATCGCGACAACAAGGTCGATTCGCTCCATCGCCAGGTGATCGAGTACATCTCCCGCCTGAGCATGGAAGACCTCAGCCATTCTGCCGCCGATTCCGCGATGACCGCCATGGCCGTTTCGACCGAACTCGAAGCCATCGGCGACATCATCGAGAATAACTTCACACACCTGGCCGAGAACGTCGCCAACGGCACGGGGAAATTGGCTCCCGAATTCTCCGAACCGCTCCGCAAGTATCACCAGCTTGTCTTCTGGACCTTCGAATCCGTTGCCACGGCATTCGCCGAGGACGACAAGGAAGAAGCTCGCGTGATCATGAACATGAAGGGCGAAGTGAACGCCCTCGATGCCCAGGTTCGAGCCGACCAGACCGAAATGATCCGTCGCGGCAAGGCTGACGCCGTGAAGACCATTATTCTCCAGACCGACATCATGGAGAACCTGAAGCGCATCTACTACCACGTCAAACGCATCGCCAAGATGGTCGCGGGCGAAGGCGATGTCCGCTCCTGGGAAGAGCCGCCCAAGCCGACCGTCCCAGAGATTCCGGAAGAGGTCCGCTCCGGAGTCAGTTGA